One Drosophila virilis strain 15010-1051.87 chromosome 5, Dvir_AGI_RSII-ME, whole genome shotgun sequence DNA window includes the following coding sequences:
- the LOC6627251 gene encoding uncharacterized protein — translation MSDSDSEYEETEYLVYADFKNHLAPHQLKHEDAAIRIIAIESDTPMAEINGNIFKGSYDMAMGTNVFFEKDTNSVFGDPLYEPVCRQQYKYVNKSDKVISFERVYIEGLPQDIKPEEEPQQAETKPQTLKLNITYKEAIELFADD, via the exons ATGAGCGATTCTGACTCGGAATACGAAGAAACCGAATATTTGGTGTATGCTGACTTTAAAAACCATCTGGCACCGCATCAACTGAAGCACGAGGATGCTGCCATCCGTATAATTGCCATTGAGAGCGACACGCCCATGGCCGAGATCAATGGCAACATTTTCAAag GCTCGTATGATATGGCAATGGGCACCAATGTATTTTTCGAGAAAGACACCAACAGCGTATTCGGAGATCCACTTTATGAGCCAGTTTGCCGACAGCAATATAAATACGTGAATAAATCCGATAAAGTCATCAGTTTCGAACGGGTTTACATCGAGGGTCTGCCACAAGATATTAAACCAGAAGAGGAACCCCAGCAAGCTGAAACAAAGCCACAAACCCTAAAGCTTAATATAACCTACAAGGAAGCAATAGAACTATTTGCTGACGACTAA
- the Socs44A gene encoding uncharacterized protein Socs44A, with translation MSNGENKTKSRSQNQGQGAADGNASGSQAAPTAIGSTERNRPSTAASQGMLAAGSTEQSSATTTASKEKRSWFHSLTRRKKSDSALASSSSTVAAGAHSVQLQNNNNEPIAGSTEASSSTAASVSNSSSLGGALRKRKDKKNMFSRIRKKMGLGLNALRNWHSMGDDCDCDGGTTDAMYEFLAPPIRVEPSLPFTHDYKRFIRKKWMERQDAPNEVMYKACLEMLNQVWYWGEISRRDSQRQLSDKPTGSFLVRDSETSGSQFTLSFRIVNVTLHYRLEYRDEFWHFEELKYESIVDMIKDILHRCTNDNFVCFVKVPNEMQPPFPVILKYPLSRYLNMPKLQDLCRRVLQSQMTVAELAQLPVPAQMLEYLSVERELVFQS, from the exons ATGAGTAACGGCGAGAATAAGACAAAATCACGAAGCCAAAACCAAGGCCAAGGTGCTGCTGATGGCAATGCGAGTGGGAGTCAAGCAGCGCCAACGGCCATCGGGTCCACAGAGCGGAATCGACCCAGTACTGCAGCTAGCCAGGGAATGCTAGCTGCCGGCAGCACGGAACAga GcagtgcaacaacaaccgccTCGAAGGAGAAGCGCAGCTGGTTCCATTCGCTGACCAGACGCAAGAAGTCGGATTCAGCGCTGGCCAGCTCGAGCTCAACAGTTGCCGCCGGCGCGCATTCAGTGCAgctgcaaaacaacaacaacgagccGATCGCTGGGTCCACAGAGGCTAGCTCCAGCACGGCGGCATCCgttagcaacagcagcagcctcgGCGGCGCTCTGCGCAAGCGTAAGGATAAGAAGAACATGTTCTCGCGTATACGCAAGAAGATGGGGCTGGGCCTGAACGCCCTGCGCAATTGGCACTCCATGGGCGATGATTGCGATTGCGATGGCGGCACCACAGATGCCATGTACGAGTTTCTTGCACCGCCCATACGCGTGGAGCCCTCATTGCCATTTACGCATGACTACAAGCGTTTCATACGAAAAAAATGGATGGAGCGACAGGATGCGCCAAACGAGGTCATGTACAAGGCCTGCCTGGAAATGCTCAA TCAAGTTTGGTACTGGGGCGAGATTTCACGTCGCGATTCCCAGCGCCAGCTGAGCGATAAGCCCACCGGCTCGTTTTTGGTACGGGATTCGGAAACGAGCGGCTCACAATTTACGCTCAGCTTTCGCATTGTGAACGTCACGCTGCATTATCGTCTGGAGTATCGTGATGAGTTCTGGCATTTTGAGGAATTGAAATACGAGTCGATTGTGGATATGATTAAGGATATTCTGCATCGCTGCACAAACGATAATTTCGTGTGCTTTGTCAAGGTGCCAAACGAAATGCAGCCCCCATTTCCAGTGATACTCAAGTATCCATTAAGTCGTTACTTAAACATGCCCAAGCTGCAGGATCTGTGCCGGCGTGTGCTGCAGAGCCAAATGACCGTCGCTGAGCTGGCCCAGCTGCCAGTGCCAGCCCAAATGTTGGAGTATCTGTCCGTTGAGCGTGAATTGGTATTCCAAAGCTAG
- the Pabp2 gene encoding polyadenylate-binding protein 2 isoform X2: MADEDITLNEDQLLESLEETNGEQETEIVTETEEEGSMQIDPELEAIKARVKEMEEEAEKIKQMQSEVDKQMAGGSTTGLAAVPLSLEEKQEIDTRSVYVGNVDYGASAEELEAHFHGCGTINRVTILCNKADGHPKGFAYIEFGSKEYVETALAMNETLFRGRQIKVMSKRTNRPGLSTTNRFARGSFRGRGARVSRACCHSTFRGARRAIGYRGRANYYAPY, encoded by the exons atGGCCGATGAAGATATTACTTTAAACGAGGATCAGCTCTTGGAGTCGCTGGAGGAGACAAACGGCGAACAGGAGACTGAAATTGTGACTGAAACAGAG GAGGAGGGCAGCATGCAGATTGATCCCGAGCTGGAGGCCATTAAGGCACGCGTCAAAGAGATGGAGGAGGAGGctgaaaaaataaagcaaatgcaaTCAGAGGTAGACAAACAAATGGCAGGCGGTTCAACAACCGGTTTGGCCGCGGTGCCGCTTTCACTTGAAGAGAAACAGGAGATTGACACAAGGTCTGTGTATGTGGGCAATGTGGACTATGGTGCATCTGCCGAGGAGCTGGAGGCGCATTTTCATGGTTGCGGCACCATAAATCGTGTTACCATACTATGCAATAAGGCTGACGGACATCCCAAGGGTTTTGCCTACATTGAGTTTGGCTCCAAGGAATACGTGGAAACGGCACTGGCCATGAACGAAACCCTCTTCCGAGGACGTCAAATAAAG GTCATGTCGAAGCGTACCAACCGACCGGGACTCTCCACAACAAATCGATTCGCGCGTGGCAGCTTCCGCGGCCGAGGAGCACGCGTGTCCCGTGCCTGCTGTCACTCGACTTTCCGTGGCGCTCGACGCGCAAT AGGTTACCGCGGCCGCGCCAATTATTATGCGCCGTATTGA
- the Pabp2 gene encoding polyadenylate-binding protein 2 isoform X1 produces the protein MADEDITLNEDQLLESLEETNGEQETEIVTETEEEGSMQIDPELEAIKARVKEMEEEAEKIKQMQSEVDKQMAGGSTTGLAAVPLSLEEKQEIDTRSVYVGNVDYGASAEELEAHFHGCGTINRVTILCNKADGHPKGFAYIEFGSKEYVETALAMNETLFRGRQIKVMSKRTNRPGLSTTNRFARGSFRGRGARVSRACCHSTFRGARRAIRGYRGRANYYAPY, from the exons atGGCCGATGAAGATATTACTTTAAACGAGGATCAGCTCTTGGAGTCGCTGGAGGAGACAAACGGCGAACAGGAGACTGAAATTGTGACTGAAACAGAG GAGGAGGGCAGCATGCAGATTGATCCCGAGCTGGAGGCCATTAAGGCACGCGTCAAAGAGATGGAGGAGGAGGctgaaaaaataaagcaaatgcaaTCAGAGGTAGACAAACAAATGGCAGGCGGTTCAACAACCGGTTTGGCCGCGGTGCCGCTTTCACTTGAAGAGAAACAGGAGATTGACACAAGGTCTGTGTATGTGGGCAATGTGGACTATGGTGCATCTGCCGAGGAGCTGGAGGCGCATTTTCATGGTTGCGGCACCATAAATCGTGTTACCATACTATGCAATAAGGCTGACGGACATCCCAAGGGTTTTGCCTACATTGAGTTTGGCTCCAAGGAATACGTGGAAACGGCACTGGCCATGAACGAAACCCTCTTCCGAGGACGTCAAATAAAG GTCATGTCGAAGCGTACCAACCGACCGGGACTCTCCACAACAAATCGATTCGCGCGTGGCAGCTTCCGCGGCCGAGGAGCACGCGTGTCCCGTGCCTGCTGTCACTCGACTTTCCGTGGCGCTCGACGCGCAAT AAGAGGTTACCGCGGCCGCGCCAATTATTATGCGCCGTATTGA
- the Obp44a gene encoding general odorant-binding protein 99a encodes MKNAVAILLCALIGLASAGEYKVRTAEDLQKVRKECAESNKVTEALVAKYKTFEYPDDEITRNYIKCIFNKFDLFEDTKGFKVDNLVAQLGQGREDKTLLKADIEKCADKNEQKSTPNAWAYRGFKCFLSKNLPLVQAAIQKKN; translated from the exons ATGAAGAACGCCGTTGCCATTCTCCTGTGCGCCTTGATTGGCCTG GCCTCCGCTGGCGAGTACAAGGTCCGCACCGCCGAGGATCTGCAGAAGGTGCGCAAGGAGTGCGCCGAGTCCAACAAGGTGACCGAGGCGCTGGTTGCCAAATACAAGACCTTCGAGTATCCCGACGATGAGATCACGCGCAACtatatcaaatgcattttcaacAAATTCGATCTGTTCGAGGATACCAAGGGCTTCAAGGTTGACAACCTGGTCGCCCAGCTGGGCCAGGGACGTGAGGACAAGACCCTCCTGAAGGCTGACATCGAGAAGTGCGCCGACAAGAATGAACAGAAGTCGACACCCAACGCCTGGGCCTATCGCGGCTTCAAGTGTTTCCTGAGCAAGAACCTGCCACTGGTACAGGCTGCCATCCAGAAGAAGAACTAA
- the Pbp49 gene encoding snRNA-activating protein complex subunit 3, whose protein sequence is MENVLEPPQPSINLRQFLEEYSQKLANPAEKPLNNDPFYFVPKPPVSPDVAASCSLALLSAPDDNVVNPFEPGAEIQRPNVTKPQMDQYVPKTYTAINEHKAKSRRNPFTRTQYSHRLIAESSGNGDLSMLWTLEQFELELTVRFYRPPRAAHRGFKLERPVFAEEFICLGSNYLSELRDKISCICNGKRFVDISKEPEAPLPVLETNPGYFFINGAFYNDTRNPNNCDYSQTVLNWARTAQGVQDEEFKVASMEATRFIDLTVSLGAPMQYLHHGNCEHLFVFSQVEVLRPHSKYLDRSLYPFLRSFNTFNRRACYMCGLRGYHFIVEQSRRQLHDPSYLCRTCYYSFNYVNGQKVGQFKAYRIYAHMERPDEESECQTQEILDVNSSSEDSLDLDELS, encoded by the coding sequence ATGGAAAACGTGCTCGAGCCACCACAACCATCTATAAATCTCCGTCAATTTCTTGAAGAATATTCGCAGAAATTAGCCAATCCAGCTGAGAAACCGTTAAACAATGACCCCTTCTATTTTGTGCCCAAACCACCCGTTTCGCCGGATGTGGCAGCCAGCTGCTCTTTGGCGTTGCTTAGCGCACCGGACGACAACGTGGTCAACCCCTTCGAACCAGGCGCCGAAATACAACGTCCCAACGTGACAAAGCCACAAATGGATCAATATGTGCCAAAGACATACACAGCCATAAACGAGCATAAGGCCAAATCTCGACGGAATCCCTTTACGCGAACACAATATAGTCACCGGCTGATTGCCGAATCATCTGGCAATGGCGATTTGTCCATGTTGTGGACGCTTGAACAATTTGAGCTGGAGCTAACAGTGCGGTTTTATAGGCCTCCGCGTGCGGCACATCGTGGCTTTAAACTGGAGCGACCCGTTTTTGCCGAAGAGTTCATCTGCCTGGGCAGTAATTATCTGAGCGAGCTGCGCGACAAAATCTCCTGCATATGTAATGGCAAGCGATTCGTGGATATTAGCAAGGAGCCCGAAGCTCCTCTGCCCGTGCTGGAGACAAATCCCGGCTACTTCTTTATAAATGGTGCATTCTACAATGATACACGCAACCCCAACAATTGTGACTACTCACAAACGGTGCTCAATTGGGCACGCACCGCACAGGGTGTACAGGATGAAGAGTTTAAGGTGGCATCCATGGAGGCAACACGTTTCATAGATCTTACTGTTAGTTTGGGTGCACCAATGCAATATCTACATCATGGCAACTGCGAGCACTTGTTTGTCTTCTCCCAGGTGGAAGTATTAAGACCTCACAGCAAATATCTCGATCGCAGTCTATATCCATTTTTGCGCTCCTTCAACACCTTCAATAGACGTGCCTGCTACATGTGCGGACTGCGTGGCTATCATTTCATTGTGGAGCAGTCTCGCAGGCAATTGCATGATCCCTCATATCTATGTCGCACCTGTTACTATAGCTTCAACTACGTCAATGGCCAAAAAGTGGGTCAGTTTAAGGCCTATCGCATATACGCGCATATGGAGCGACCGGACGAGGAGTCGGAATGCCAAACGCAGGAAATACTGGACGTAAATAGTAGCAGCGAGGATAGCTTGGATTTGGATGAGCTCAGTTAA
- the coil gene encoding coilin — protein sequence MHNFPIKVDLSNFFSDARSCSLVLVDVTWENVKELQDHIQKLFYLKDISLLTHDGCYVPPKESIKVIKSAQSLKAFQLDVSSKGSRDGVEDPSCFAETSKKRKNRSVESEKELISSTPNLPKRSKCKNVKKDETTFGEPAVQIENTNGNSEKSVKGNKSKRSIESCEEDPQAPEISCIEYNKSAVTVTAPSTPNQSKNLSSIRKQNISNNHIIYKDDEEGENEPADITAVEASYRVEPVVQEVEFRSLLMELDCNAGRVLKLPRKSEPIKIIEEIVIPATKLSMALVAPKAIEQVEFEPLEPAISAEIVEADEVEQEEIVQAETKPATPPQLSPERAQIKQDSPELQDNSIAEEPTQSLLDSDSEDDVMVLDDTNVDDSDSDVQPVPVKKDDTLDIIADMLKNAAPLTSLPNVGETVIFKLAKSKGAQQPAANTNYIAGTCSYINRRTRSMTIDVIACPNGLRHILHQYSSCLDDSDASSRVLTVNFRELIDAKVIVASVD from the exons ATGCACAATTTTCCTATAAAAGTGGATCTATCCAACTTCTTCAGCGATGCACGCAGCTGCTCCTTGGTTTTGGTTGATGTCACATGGGAGAATGTTAAGGAATTACAAGATCACATCCAGAAGCTGTTCTACTTG AAGGACATAAGCTTGTTAACCCACGATGGATGCTATGTGCCACCAAAGGAGTCCATCAAAGTAATCAAATCAGCGCAGTCGCTAAAAGCCTTTCAGCTCGACGTGTCCAGCAAAGGTTCTAGGGATGGGGTAGAGGACCCCTCGTGCTTTGCCGAAACTAgtaaaaagcgaaaaaatcGATCGGTGGAATcggaaaaagaattaataagcTCCACGCCAAATCTACCCAAGCGCTCGAAgtgcaaaaatgttaaaaaagatGAAACAACATTTGGGGAACCCGCAGTACAAATAGAAAACACAAATGGGAATAGTGAGAAAAGTGTTAAGGGAAATAAGTCCAAGCGCTCGATTGAATCATGTGAAGAGGATCCACAAGCGCCAGAGATCAGCTGTATAGAGTACAATAAATCGGCAGTCACCGTTACTGCGCCGAGCACGCCAAATCAATCAAAGAATCTCAGTAGTATTAGGAAGCAAAATATCTCTAATAATCACATAATATACAAAGATGATGAAGAGGGGGAAAACGAACCAGCAGATATCACGGCCGTGGAGGCGAGCTATCGGGTTGAGCCGGTGGTGCAGGAAGTTGAATTTCGTAGCCTGCTGATGGAGCTGGACTGTAATGCGGGGCGCGTTTTAAAGCTGCCACGCAAATCAGAGCCCATTAAAATCATAGAAGAAATTGTAATCCCTGCAACAAAGCTAAGCATGGCGCTGGTCGCACCAAAGGCAATTGAGCAAGTGGAGTTTGAACCGTTGGAACCAGCCATATCAGCCGAAATTGTAGAAGCAGATGAAGTAGAACAAGAAGAAATAGTACAAGCGGAAACAAAGCCAGCTACTCCGCCCCAGCTTAGTCCAGAACGCGCACAGATAAAGCAAGATAGCCCAGAGCTGCAGGATAACTCGATTGCCGAGGAGCCAACACAGAGCTTACTGGACTCGGACTCTGAGGACGATGTTATGGTGCTGGATGATACGAATGTAGACGACTCAGACTCGGATGTACAGCCAGTGCCTGTGAAAAAGGATGATACATTGGACATTATTGCAGACATGCTGAAGAATGCGGCGCCCCTAACGAGTCTACCGAATGTGGGCGAAACTGTCATATTTAAGCTGGCCAAATCAAAGGGCGCACAACAGCCTGCCGCCAACACCAATTACATAGCGGGCACCTGTAGCTATATCAATCGCCGCACGAGATCCATGACCATTGACGTAATCG CATGTCCAAACGGTCTACGTCACATACTGCACCAATATTCTAGCTGCTTGGATGACTCGGACGCTTCGTCGCGCGTTTTAACTGTTAACTTCAGAGAGCTAATCGATGCTAAGGTAATTGTGGCCTCTGTGGATTAA